In Carassius auratus strain Wakin chromosome 36, ASM336829v1, whole genome shotgun sequence, the following are encoded in one genomic region:
- the LOC113055358 gene encoding probable protein BRICK1: MAGQEDPVQREIHQDWANREYIEVITSSIKKIADFLNSFDMSCRSRLATLNEKLTALERRIEYIEARVTKGETLT, from the exons ATGGCCGGACAGGAGGATCCAGTGCAAAGGGAAATTCACCAAGACTGGGCGAACCGTGAATATATCGAGGTGATCACCAGCAGCATTAAGAAGATAGCCGATTTCCTCAATTCCTTCG ATATGTCCTGCAGGTCCCGTTTAGCCACTTTGAATGAGAAGCTTACTGCTTTGGAGAGGAGGATTGAGTACATTGAAGCCAGA GTCACAAAAGGGGAAACCTTGACTTAG